A single Ptiloglossa arizonensis isolate GNS036 chromosome 2, iyPtiAriz1_principal, whole genome shotgun sequence DNA region contains:
- the Mvb12 gene encoding multivesicular body subunit 12-like Mvb12, translating into MSKKTNCNKMLVHQLSSVLPDDRPITAISVVEDIDKCPPNFTVISRTYDQDTDADLGRETGLFIKKRGRYICFSKTEGLSHCVIEDLAVINERDCPPEGYSIISYTVDSMQKAWRKKQLCYKIRSKELCLKAVTDIIICSRITHKIYTSMAPNGFVAAGVINGVCVCYKTVDITNGNSSSQSYVNIDLFQNVSPNPSNGTPHRIPPERPPKPKFSPKPTNGIYPQIGGNTGKELDESSDRDYEILSPNARIRPTRPAPQPPSSLTVESPSIYGTLPGSSDLDGVPFVLHPRLSVHSDSSTNKLPVIKVWIQEDLDKEFCYDFRAERET; encoded by the exons ATGTCTAAAAAGACTAATTGCAACAAAATGTTGGTTCATCAATTGTCATCTGTGCTACCTGATGACAGGCCAATCACAGCCATAAGTGTTGTTGAAGATATAGATAAGTGTCCACCAAATTTTACAGTG ATTTCAAGAACCTATGATCAAGATACTGATGCTGATTTAGGAAGAGAAACTGGAttgtttattaaaaaaagaGGCAGATACATATGTTTCTCAAAGACTGAAGGGTTATCTCATTGTGTCATTGAAGATCTAGCAGTCATTAATGAACGAGATTGTCCTCCAGAAGGATACAGCATAATTTCTTATACTGTAGATTCAA TGCAGAAGGCATGGAGGAAGAAACAGTTGTGCTATAAAATTAGAAGTAAGGAATTATGCTTGAAAGCAGTTACAGATATTATTATATGTAGTAGGATTACGCATAAGATTTATACATCCATGGCCCCAAATGGTTTTGTCGCAGCTGG TGTCATAAATGGAGTTTGTGTTTGTTACAAAACTGTGGATATTACAAATGGGAATTCCAGTTCACAATCGTACGTTAATATAGa tttATTTCAAAATGTATCTCCAAATCCATCAAATGGAACACCTCATAGAATACCTCCTGAAAGACCACCAAAACCAAAGTTTTCACCaaaaccaacaaatggaattTATCCACAAATTGGAGGAAATACGGGAAAGGAGCTGGATGAATCTAGCGACAGAGATTATGAAATTTTAAGTCCTAATGCAAGAATCAGGCCTACAAGACCGGCTCCACAACCTCCTTCATCATTAACTGTTGAATCTCCATCAATATATGGTACATTACCAGGATCTTCCGATTTGGATGGAGTCCCATTCGTCCTTCACCCACGTCTTAGTGTTCACTCGGATTCCTCTACT AATAAACTTCCTGTGATTAAAGTATGGATTCAGGAAGACTTAGATAAGGAG TTCTGTTACGATTTCCGCGCGGAAAGAGAAACGTGA